The following proteins are co-located in the Microvirga ossetica genome:
- the eno gene encoding phosphopyruvate hydratase — MTAIIDVFARQILDSRGNPTVEVDVTLEDGSMGRAAVPSGASTGAHEAVELRDGDKSVYLGKGVLKAVDAVNNEILDAIGGMDAEEQVAIDETMIELDGTPNKARLGANAILGVSLAVAKAAADASTLPLYRYVGGTQARVLPVPMMNIINGGAHADNPIDFQEFMILPVGAPTLSEAVRMGAEVFHTLKKALKDAGHNTNVGDEGGFAPNLPSAEAALDFIMKSIEQAGYKPGKDMVIGLDCAATEFFKKGSYVYEGTGQKLNPQQQAEYLAKLVSAYPIATIEDGMSEDDWEGWKAVTDLIGDKCQLVGDDLFVTNVTRLSEGIKKGVANSLLVKVNQIGSLTETLAAVDMAHRAGYTAVMSHRSGETEDSTIADLAVATNCGQIKTGSLARSDRLAKYNQLIRIEEELGPQAKYAGRAALKALA, encoded by the coding sequence ATGACAGCGATTATCGACGTTTTCGCCCGCCAGATCCTCGACAGCCGGGGCAATCCCACCGTCGAGGTGGATGTGACCCTCGAAGACGGCTCCATGGGCCGCGCCGCGGTGCCCTCCGGCGCCTCCACCGGCGCCCACGAGGCGGTCGAGCTGCGCGACGGCGATAAGTCGGTCTATCTCGGCAAGGGCGTGCTCAAGGCCGTCGATGCGGTCAACAACGAGATCCTCGACGCCATCGGCGGCATGGACGCGGAAGAGCAGGTCGCCATCGACGAGACGATGATCGAGCTCGACGGCACGCCGAACAAGGCCCGGCTCGGCGCCAACGCCATTCTCGGCGTGTCGCTGGCGGTGGCGAAGGCTGCAGCCGACGCGTCGACCCTGCCGCTCTATCGCTATGTGGGCGGCACGCAGGCCCGTGTCCTGCCGGTGCCGATGATGAACATCATCAATGGCGGCGCCCACGCGGACAACCCGATCGACTTCCAGGAATTCATGATCCTCCCGGTCGGCGCGCCGACGCTCTCGGAGGCCGTGCGCATGGGCGCCGAGGTGTTCCACACCCTGAAGAAGGCGCTGAAAGATGCCGGCCACAACACCAATGTGGGCGACGAGGGCGGCTTCGCCCCGAACCTGCCGAGCGCGGAGGCTGCTCTCGACTTCATCATGAAGTCCATCGAGCAGGCCGGCTACAAGCCCGGCAAGGACATGGTGATCGGCCTCGACTGCGCCGCCACCGAGTTCTTCAAGAAAGGCTCTTATGTCTATGAAGGCACCGGCCAGAAGCTGAACCCGCAGCAGCAGGCCGAATACCTCGCGAAGCTCGTCTCCGCTTATCCCATCGCGACGATCGAGGACGGCATGTCCGAGGACGACTGGGAAGGCTGGAAGGCGGTGACCGATCTCATCGGCGACAAATGCCAGCTCGTGGGCGACGATCTCTTCGTCACCAACGTGACCCGCCTCTCGGAGGGCATCAAAAAGGGCGTCGCCAATTCGCTGCTCGTGAAGGTGAACCAGATCGGCTCGCTCACCGAGACGCTCGCCGCCGTCGATATGGCCCACCGCGCCGGCTACACCGCCGTCATGTCTCACCGCTCGGGCGAGACGGAGGATTCCACCATCGCCGACCTCGCGGTCGCCACCAATTGCGGACAGATCAAGACCGGTTCGCTCGCCCGTTCGGACAGACTGGCCAAGTACAACCAGCTCATCCGCATCGAAGAGGAACTCGGCCCGCAGGCGAAATACGCCGGACGCGCGGCGCTGAAGGCGCTGGCTTGA
- the pdhA gene encoding pyruvate dehydrogenase (acetyl-transferring) E1 component subunit alpha, protein MAVAARKAGRVGAGTANKTTSTKGSTRGAALNTPQFDKNQDLSAYNEMLLIRRFEEKSGQMYGMGLIGGFCHLYIGQEAVVVGMQMATKEGDQVITGYRDHGHMLACGMDAKGVMAELTGRRGGLSKGKGGSMHMFSKEKHFYGGHGIVGAQVSLGTGIAFANHYRENGNVCLTYFGDGAANQGQVYESFNMAQLWKLPVIYVIENNRYAMGTAVSRASAQTDFSKRGVSFGIPGEQVDGMDIRAVYAAGQRAMEHARSGKGPYILEMQTYRYRGHSMSDPAKYRTKDEVARMREEHDPIEQVRRRLLESWKMSEDELKAIDSRVREIVNEAAEFATHDPEPDPSELYTDILL, encoded by the coding sequence ATGGCTGTTGCTGCCCGCAAGGCGGGCCGTGTCGGTGCAGGCACGGCTAACAAGACCACTTCCACAAAAGGCTCCACGCGCGGAGCTGCTCTCAACACCCCACAATTCGACAAGAACCAGGACCTTTCGGCCTACAACGAGATGCTTCTGATCCGGCGCTTCGAGGAGAAGTCGGGCCAGATGTACGGCATGGGCCTGATCGGCGGTTTCTGCCATCTCTACATCGGCCAGGAAGCCGTCGTCGTCGGCATGCAGATGGCGACGAAGGAGGGCGACCAGGTGATCACGGGTTACCGCGATCACGGTCACATGCTCGCCTGCGGCATGGATGCGAAGGGCGTCATGGCCGAATTGACCGGACGCCGCGGCGGCCTGTCGAAGGGCAAGGGCGGCTCCATGCACATGTTCTCCAAGGAGAAGCATTTCTATGGCGGCCACGGCATCGTCGGCGCCCAGGTGTCGCTCGGCACCGGCATCGCCTTCGCCAACCATTACCGCGAGAACGGCAATGTCTGCCTGACCTATTTCGGTGACGGCGCCGCCAACCAGGGTCAGGTCTACGAGAGCTTCAACATGGCGCAGCTCTGGAAGCTGCCCGTGATCTACGTGATCGAGAACAACCGTTATGCCATGGGCACGGCGGTGAGCCGCGCCTCGGCGCAGACCGATTTCTCGAAGCGCGGCGTGTCGTTCGGCATTCCCGGCGAGCAGGTCGACGGCATGGATATCCGTGCGGTCTATGCCGCCGGCCAGCGCGCCATGGAGCATGCCCGCTCCGGCAAGGGCCCGTACATCCTCGAGATGCAGACCTACCGCTATCGCGGCCACTCCATGTCCGATCCGGCGAAGTATCGCACCAAGGACGAGGTGGCCCGCATGCGCGAGGAGCACGATCCGATCGAGCAGGTGCGCCGCCGTCTCTTGGAGAGCTGGAAGATGTCGGAAGACGAGCTGAAGGCCATCGACAGCCGGGTGCGCGAGATCGTCAACGAGGCGGCGGAGTTCGCCACGCACGATCCCGAGCCCGATCCGTCCGAGCTCTACACGGATATTCTCCTGTAA
- a CDS encoding pyruvate dehydrogenase complex E1 component subunit beta, with product MAIDILMPALSPTMEQGKLAKWLKKEGDQVKPGDVLAEIETDKATMEVEAIDEGVLAKILVSDGTDNVAVNTPIAILAGEGEDVSTAAAKAPSAPAPSSQPAPTPDAQAEGLADRPSPDSIPGTDAAPVAEPAAPSVITNRTSYDAMAEIPEGTELVNMTVREALRDAMAEEMRKDGNVFVMGEEVAEYQGAYKVTQGLLQEFGAKRVIDTPITEHGFAGVGVGAAFTGLRPVVEFMTFNFAMQAIDQIINSAAKTLYMSGGQLGAPIVFRGPNGAAARVGAQHSQDFAAWYSQVPGLKVVSPYTASDAKGLLKSAIRDPNPVVFLENEILYGQSFPVPKLDDFTVPIGKARIHREGKDVTIVSFSIGMTYALKAAQELEKEGIQAEVIDLRTIRPLDTDTIVASVMKTGRCVTVEEGYPQSGVGAEVAMRIMENAFDYLDAPVVRVTGKDVPMPYAANLEKLALPSVAEVVQAAKAVCYR from the coding sequence ATGGCGATCGATATTCTCATGCCTGCCCTCTCCCCCACCATGGAGCAGGGCAAACTGGCCAAGTGGCTGAAAAAAGAGGGCGATCAGGTCAAGCCCGGCGACGTGCTGGCCGAGATCGAAACCGACAAGGCGACCATGGAGGTCGAGGCCATCGACGAGGGCGTTCTCGCCAAGATCCTGGTCTCCGACGGCACCGACAATGTGGCCGTGAACACCCCCATCGCGATTCTTGCGGGCGAGGGTGAGGACGTGTCCACGGCAGCCGCAAAGGCTCCGTCGGCACCGGCCCCTTCGTCTCAGCCGGCGCCGACGCCGGATGCGCAGGCCGAAGGGCTCGCGGATCGCCCGTCGCCGGACTCGATACCCGGCACAGATGCGGCGCCGGTTGCGGAGCCCGCGGCTCCCTCGGTGATCACGAACCGCACCTCTTACGACGCCATGGCGGAAATCCCGGAGGGCACGGAGCTGGTCAACATGACCGTTCGCGAAGCCTTGCGGGATGCCATGGCCGAGGAGATGCGCAAGGACGGCAACGTCTTCGTGATGGGCGAGGAGGTCGCCGAGTACCAGGGCGCCTACAAGGTGACGCAAGGCCTGCTGCAGGAATTCGGCGCCAAGCGCGTCATCGACACGCCGATCACCGAACACGGCTTTGCCGGCGTCGGCGTCGGCGCGGCCTTCACCGGCCTGCGCCCGGTCGTGGAGTTCATGACCTTCAACTTCGCCATGCAGGCGATCGACCAGATCATCAACTCGGCGGCCAAGACCCTCTACATGTCCGGCGGCCAGCTCGGAGCTCCCATCGTGTTCCGCGGCCCCAATGGCGCTGCGGCCCGCGTCGGTGCGCAGCACAGCCAAGACTTTGCCGCCTGGTATTCGCAGGTTCCGGGTCTCAAGGTCGTTTCACCGTATACCGCTTCCGATGCGAAGGGGCTTCTCAAGAGCGCCATCCGCGATCCGAACCCGGTGGTCTTCTTGGAGAACGAGATTCTCTACGGCCAATCCTTCCCGGTACCGAAGCTCGACGACTTCACGGTGCCGATCGGCAAGGCGCGCATCCACCGCGAGGGCAAGGACGTCACCATCGTCTCGTTCTCCATCGGCATGACCTACGCTCTCAAGGCCGCTCAGGAACTGGAGAAGGAGGGGATCCAGGCCGAGGTCATCGACCTGCGCACGATCCGTCCGCTTGACACCGACACCATCGTCGCTTCGGTCATGAAGACGGGCCGCTGCGTCACGGTGGAAGAGGGCTATCCGCAATCGGGCGTCGGCGCCGAGGTTGCCATGCGCATCATGGAGAACGCGTTCGACTATCTCGATGCGCCCGTGGTCCGCGTGACCGGCAAGGACGTGCCCATGCCCTATGCGGCGAATCTCGAAAAGCTCGCGCTCCCGTCGGTCGCGGAAGTGGTGCAGGCGGCGAAGGCCGTTTGCTACAGGTGA
- a CDS encoding FtsB family cell division protein, which translates to MVIRRRARRFLIPLMLYGISAAVAAYFVHHAHSGARGIEARHQYETQVAELSAEFDGLKTQRSDWERRIALLRSDQIDRDLLEERARVMLGRVHKNDLVIITGP; encoded by the coding sequence ATGGTGATCCGCAGACGCGCACGACGCTTTTTGATTCCGCTGATGCTCTACGGCATCTCCGCGGCCGTAGCTGCATACTTCGTGCATCATGCACACAGCGGTGCGCGCGGCATCGAGGCCCGCCATCAATATGAAACACAGGTCGCCGAACTTTCTGCCGAGTTCGACGGTTTAAAGACTCAACGCTCCGACTGGGAGCGTCGCATCGCGCTGCTTCGGAGCGATCAGATCGACCGCGATCTGCTCGAGGAGAGAGCGCGCGTAATGTTAGGTCGTGTCCATAAGAACGACCTTGTGATCATCACCGGACCATAA
- a CDS encoding CTP synthase — protein sequence MTRYVFITGGVVSSLGKGLASAALGALLQARGYKVRLRKLDPYLNVDPGTMSPYQHGEVFVTDDGAETDLDLGHYERFTGVPATKADNITTGRIYLDIITKERRGDYLGATIQVIPHVTNAIKDFVLTGNEGFDFVLVEIGGTVGDIEGLPFFEAIRQLGNDLERGQAIYVHLTLLPFIPSAGELKTKPTQHSVAELRSIGIQPDILLCRTDREIPKDERRKLALFCNVRETAVIEARDARSIYDVPLAYHQAGLDSEVLAAFGLDTAKVPNLSRWTKISERVHNPEGEVTIAVVGKYTGLKDAYKSLIEALHHGGIANQVKVNLEWIESEIFEHEDPAPFLEGIHGIMVPGGFGQRGAEGKIRAARFARERKVPYFGICFGMQMAVIEAARSLAGIQDASSTEFGPTSEPVVGLMTEWLRGNELEKRTSSGDLGGTMRLGAYQASLEPGSKVAEIYGGTEISERHRHRYEVNMTYRDKLEGKGLRFSGVSPDGVLPEIVEYENHPWFIGVQYHPELKSRPFEPHPLFKSFIHAAVEQSRLV from the coding sequence ATGACGCGGTACGTATTCATCACCGGCGGCGTGGTGTCTTCGCTCGGCAAGGGACTGGCTTCGGCGGCCCTGGGAGCGCTTCTCCAGGCACGCGGCTACAAGGTCCGGCTTCGCAAGCTCGACCCATATCTCAACGTCGATCCGGGGACGATGAGTCCCTACCAGCACGGCGAGGTCTTCGTGACCGACGACGGCGCTGAGACCGATCTGGATCTCGGACATTACGAGCGCTTCACCGGCGTTCCGGCCACCAAGGCCGACAACATCACCACCGGGCGCATCTATCTCGACATCATCACCAAGGAACGGCGCGGCGATTATCTCGGCGCCACGATCCAGGTGATCCCGCACGTCACCAACGCCATCAAGGACTTCGTTCTCACCGGCAACGAGGGCTTCGATTTCGTCCTGGTCGAGATCGGCGGCACGGTCGGCGACATCGAGGGCCTGCCGTTCTTCGAGGCGATCCGCCAGCTCGGCAACGATCTCGAGCGGGGGCAGGCGATCTATGTCCACCTGACGCTGCTGCCATTCATCCCGTCCGCCGGCGAGCTGAAGACGAAGCCGACCCAGCATTCCGTTGCGGAGCTGCGCTCCATCGGCATCCAGCCCGACATCCTGCTCTGCCGCACCGACCGCGAGATCCCGAAGGACGAGCGCCGCAAGCTCGCCCTGTTCTGCAACGTGCGCGAGACGGCGGTGATCGAGGCGCGGGACGCCCGCTCCATCTACGACGTGCCGCTGGCCTATCATCAGGCCGGGCTCGACAGCGAGGTCCTGGCGGCCTTCGGTCTCGACACGGCTAAGGTGCCGAACCTGTCCCGCTGGACCAAGATCTCCGAGCGCGTGCACAACCCCGAGGGCGAGGTCACCATCGCCGTCGTCGGCAAGTACACGGGCCTGAAGGACGCCTACAAGTCGCTCATCGAGGCCCTGCACCACGGCGGCATCGCCAACCAGGTCAAGGTGAACCTGGAATGGATCGAGAGCGAGATCTTCGAGCATGAGGATCCGGCCCCGTTCCTGGAGGGCATTCACGGCATCATGGTTCCCGGCGGCTTCGGCCAGCGCGGCGCCGAGGGCAAGATCCGGGCGGCCCGCTTCGCCCGCGAGCGCAAGGTGCCGTATTTCGGCATCTGCTTCGGCATGCAGATGGCCGTCATCGAGGCGGCGCGCTCGCTTGCCGGCATCCAGGATGCAAGCTCCACCGAGTTCGGCCCGACCTCCGAGCCGGTCGTCGGCCTGATGACCGAATGGCTGCGCGGCAACGAGCTCGAGAAGCGCACCTCCAGCGGCGATCTCGGCGGCACCATGCGGCTCGGCGCCTATCAGGCGAGCCTCGAGCCCGGCAGCAAGGTGGCGGAGATCTATGGCGGCACGGAAATCTCCGAGCGCCATCGCCATCGCTACGAGGTCAACATGACCTATCGCGACAAGCTCGAAGGGAAAGGCCTGCGATTCTCCGGCGTCTCGCCCGACGGCGTGCTGCCCGAGATCGTCGAATACGAGAACCATCCCTGGTTCATCGGCGTCCAGTATCACCCCGAGCTGAAGTCGCGCCCCTTCGAGCCGCATCCGCTCTTCAAGAGCTTCATCCACGCGGCCGTGGAGCAAAGCCGGCTGGTTTAG
- a CDS encoding DUF350 domain-containing protein yields the protein MASSLAGLPDFLIFFVLAVALVGLYLAIYTLATMHNEFALIRDNVISAATALGFSLVGFALPVASAIVHAQTIIDCLVWGLVALAVQILVYWLVRIVMPNLSHRIASGEMAAALFLGAASLAAGIINASAMTF from the coding sequence ATGGCTTCATCTCTTGCGGGCTTGCCCGACTTCCTGATCTTCTTCGTGCTCGCGGTTGCACTGGTCGGCCTCTATCTCGCGATCTACACGCTTGCGACCATGCACAACGAGTTCGCCCTGATCCGTGACAACGTGATCTCTGCCGCGACCGCTCTCGGCTTCAGCCTCGTCGGCTTCGCCCTGCCGGTCGCAAGCGCGATCGTGCATGCCCAGACCATCATCGATTGTCTCGTCTGGGGCTTGGTGGCGCTTGCCGTGCAGATCCTGGTCTACTGGCTCGTGCGCATCGTCATGCCGAATCTGTCCCACCGCATCGCCTCGGGCGAGATGGCGGCAGCGCTCTTCCTCGGCGCCGCCTCGCTTGCCGCCGGGATCATCAACGCTTCGGCGATGACATTCTGA
- a CDS encoding transcriptional regulator yields MSEYDKTQELVALRTALGFTQSRMAHEVDISLRDYQAFEWGEIEIPDLYLRAIERIAMIHAIRHRNPAMVPHGMRAETLQFARLVEEMV; encoded by the coding sequence ATGTCCGAGTACGACAAGACGCAGGAACTGGTCGCGTTGCGAACAGCGCTGGGTTTCACGCAGAGCCGGATGGCGCACGAGGTCGATATCAGCCTGCGCGACTATCAGGCGTTCGAGTGGGGCGAGATCGAGATCCCGGACCTCTATCTCCGGGCCATCGAGCGGATCGCCATGATCCACGCGATCCGGCACAGGAACCCGGCGATGGTGCCGCACGGGATGCGCGCGGAAACCCTGCAATTCGCACGGCTGGTCGAGGAGATGGTCTAA
- a CDS encoding MFS transporter, with amino-acid sequence MSSRNLILILATSGFASTFSGRAVEPMVGVIARDLSSTPQTIALLSAAFALPYAFIQPVLGPVGDALGKERVMKVALLILFLALACSIFAPNAATLFTLRIIAGAAAGGAIPLSIALIGDRVDMAGRQVALSRYLVAVIVGQLAGSSFAGLLSELIGWRGVFTLSATMVALSLAATIIGFRGALPGGRFDLSSALRRYREILSNPRALTLFSLVFVEGIAIFGIFPYVAPLLEERGGGGPAKAGFAIGGFAVGGLIYSALVTWMLRRLGIGKILAGGGLFAGAALIILGLGGDWKLDAAALLLMGLGFYMLHNTFQAQVTEVAPGARASAVALHAFSFFSGQALGVILMGFGLHSVGLTGATTMAALIVMGVGLVASYVLTRPASQRAR; translated from the coding sequence ATGTCCTCCCGCAATCTGATCCTGATCCTCGCCACCAGCGGCTTTGCGAGCACCTTTTCCGGCCGCGCGGTCGAGCCCATGGTCGGGGTCATCGCCCGGGACCTGAGCTCGACGCCGCAGACCATCGCGCTGCTCTCGGCAGCTTTCGCGCTGCCCTATGCTTTCATCCAGCCGGTGCTGGGTCCCGTCGGCGACGCGCTCGGCAAGGAGCGCGTCATGAAGGTGGCGCTCCTGATCCTGTTCCTGGCGCTCGCCTGCTCGATCTTCGCGCCCAATGCGGCGACGCTGTTCACCCTTCGCATCATCGCCGGCGCCGCCGCCGGAGGGGCGATCCCCCTCTCGATCGCCCTGATCGGCGATCGGGTCGACATGGCCGGGCGCCAGGTGGCGCTCAGCCGCTATCTCGTGGCGGTCATCGTCGGACAGCTTGCCGGCTCCTCCTTTGCTGGATTGCTGTCGGAGCTGATCGGCTGGCGCGGCGTCTTCACCCTGTCCGCCACCATGGTCGCCCTGTCTCTTGCCGCCACCATCATCGGCTTCCGCGGGGCGCTTCCCGGCGGCCGGTTCGACCTCTCGAGCGCCCTCCGGCGCTATCGCGAAATCCTGTCGAACCCCCGCGCGCTCACCCTGTTCAGCCTCGTGTTCGTCGAGGGCATCGCGATCTTCGGCATCTTCCCTTACGTGGCGCCGCTGCTCGAGGAACGCGGCGGGGGCGGACCGGCGAAGGCCGGCTTCGCCATCGGCGGATTTGCCGTCGGGGGCCTCATTTATTCCGCGCTCGTGACCTGGATGCTCAGACGCCTCGGCATCGGCAAGATCCTGGCAGGCGGCGGACTCTTCGCCGGTGCCGCGCTGATCATTCTGGGACTCGGCGGCGACTGGAAGCTCGATGCGGCAGCCCTGCTGCTCATGGGCCTCGGCTTCTACATGCTCCACAACACCTTCCAGGCTCAGGTGACCGAGGTGGCGCCGGGAGCGCGCGCCTCGGCCGTGGCGCTCCACGCCTTCTCGTTCTTCTCCGGCCAGGCGCTGGGCGTCATCCTGATGGGCTTCGGCCTGCATTCCGTCGGCCTAACCGGGGCCACCACGATGGCGGCCCTGATCGTCATGGGCGTGGGCCTGGTCGCATCCTACGTCCTGACCCGGCCGGCCTCTCAGCGCGCCCGGTAG
- a CDS encoding VOC family protein, translating into MTRRIDHLVVAVRDLDEAGSFYRRLGFQVGARNRHPWGTENRLVQFSGSFIELITVGEGAAIAPHQASAFSFGAFVKDYLLDREGLAMLVLDSQDAKADAAVFSEKGIGSFEPFHFERSGRRPDGSETKVAFTLAFASAQNSPKAGFFVCQQHYPENFWNPEFQRHDNRASRISSVTLAAPDPDRFRSFLTAFTGVQSSSPDGDDSSFRLGEDRIDVLTPDDAAEIYGSVEAEMEEPSFVAFAVRVDDIHRHANWLDAAEIPYQHIGTRLIVPASAAFGVAIAFEPT; encoded by the coding sequence ATGACCCGCCGGATCGATCATCTCGTCGTTGCCGTTCGCGATCTCGACGAAGCCGGAAGCTTCTATCGGCGTCTGGGATTCCAGGTCGGAGCGCGCAATCGGCATCCGTGGGGCACCGAAAACCGGCTCGTGCAATTCTCAGGCTCCTTCATCGAGCTGATCACGGTGGGCGAGGGCGCCGCCATCGCCCCTCACCAGGCCAGCGCCTTCAGCTTCGGCGCCTTCGTCAAGGATTACCTGCTGGATCGCGAGGGGCTGGCCATGCTCGTCCTCGACAGCCAGGACGCCAAGGCCGATGCGGCCGTGTTCTCCGAGAAGGGCATCGGGTCCTTCGAGCCCTTCCACTTCGAGCGCAGCGGCCGCCGCCCTGACGGCAGCGAGACGAAGGTCGCCTTCACCCTGGCTTTCGCCTCGGCACAGAATTCTCCCAAGGCCGGCTTCTTCGTGTGCCAGCAGCACTACCCGGAGAATTTCTGGAATCCGGAATTCCAGCGCCACGACAACAGGGCGTCCCGCATTTCGTCCGTGACCCTGGCGGCCCCGGACCCGGACCGGTTCCGCAGCTTCCTGACAGCGTTCACGGGGGTGCAGTCGTCGAGCCCGGATGGGGACGATTCGTCTTTCCGACTGGGCGAGGATCGCATCGACGTGCTGACGCCCGACGATGCCGCGGAGATCTACGGCTCGGTCGAGGCGGAGATGGAGGAGCCGTCCTTCGTGGCTTTCGCCGTTCGGGTCGACGACATCCACCGCCACGCGAACTGGCTGGATGCGGCGGAGATTCCCTATCAGCATATCGGCACGAGGCTCATCGTGCCGGCCAGTGCCGCCTTCGGCGTCGCAATCGCGTTCGAGCCAACGTAA
- the kdsA gene encoding 3-deoxy-8-phosphooctulonate synthase, whose protein sequence is MTDIHQTQAVVEAGSVRFGNHLPLSIIAGPCAMESRDHALEMAAALKEIAGRVGLGLVYKSSFDKANRTSISSARGIGLDKALSIFAEVKERFDLPVVTDVHKNDQCAPVGEVVDILQIPAFLCRQTDLLVAAARTGRVVNVKKGQFLAPWDMANVAAKVTGAGNPNVMLTERGASFGYNTLVSDMRSLPIMAETGAPVIFDATHSVQQPGGKGATSGGQREYVPVLARAAVAVGVAGVFIETHQDPDKAPSDGPNMVPLKELEGLLRQLKAFDALAKGRN, encoded by the coding sequence ATGACCGATATCCATCAGACCCAAGCCGTCGTCGAGGCCGGTTCCGTCCGCTTCGGCAATCATCTGCCGCTCAGCATCATCGCCGGGCCGTGCGCCATGGAAAGCCGCGATCACGCGCTCGAAATGGCTGCGGCCCTCAAGGAGATCGCGGGCAGGGTGGGCCTCGGCCTCGTCTACAAGTCGTCCTTCGACAAGGCGAACCGGACCTCGATCTCCAGCGCCCGCGGCATCGGCCTCGACAAGGCGCTGTCCATCTTCGCGGAGGTGAAGGAGAGGTTCGACCTGCCGGTGGTCACCGACGTGCACAAGAACGATCAATGCGCCCCCGTGGGCGAGGTGGTCGACATCCTCCAGATCCCGGCCTTCCTGTGCCGTCAGACCGACCTTCTGGTCGCTGCCGCCAGGACCGGCCGGGTGGTGAACGTGAAGAAGGGGCAGTTCCTGGCGCCATGGGACATGGCCAATGTCGCCGCCAAGGTGACGGGGGCCGGCAATCCGAACGTCATGCTCACCGAGCGCGGCGCCTCGTTCGGCTACAACACCCTCGTCTCCGACATGCGCTCCCTGCCGATCATGGCCGAGACCGGCGCCCCGGTGATCTTCGACGCGACGCATTCGGTGCAGCAGCCCGGCGGCAAGGGCGCCACCTCCGGCGGCCAGCGCGAATACGTGCCGGTTCTCGCCCGCGCGGCGGTCGCAGTCGGCGTGGCGGGCGTCTTCATCGAGACGCACCAGGATCCCGACAAGGCCCCCTCCGACGGCCCCAACATGGTGCCGCTGAAGGAGCTGGAAGGGCTGCTTCGCCAATTGAAGGCGTTCGATGCGCTGGCGAAGGGGCGCAATTAA
- a CDS encoding DUF5076 domain-containing protein produces MAERKFEALNVPPDVLEKGGIEILRASVVDGAVSVALRRAFDDPFTWGVLLVDLARHAARVYAMETELSEDEALVEITAGLRAELEDPTDPGSTQALN; encoded by the coding sequence ATGGCTGAACGGAAATTCGAAGCCCTCAACGTTCCGCCCGATGTGCTCGAAAAGGGCGGCATCGAGATTCTGAGGGCTTCTGTGGTCGATGGGGCGGTGAGCGTCGCGCTGCGCCGCGCCTTCGACGATCCGTTCACCTGGGGCGTGCTCCTGGTGGATCTCGCCCGTCATGCCGCCCGCGTCTACGCCATGGAAACGGAGCTCTCCGAGGATGAGGCTCTCGTCGAGATCACAGCCGGCCTTCGGGCCGAGCTGGAGGATCCGACCGATCCGGGCTCGACGCAGGCCCTCAATTAA
- the queF gene encoding preQ(1) synthase, which translates to MTETTLQLGHASALPDSPETAQLDRVPNPHPDTDYLARFTVPEFTSLCPVTGQPDFAILVIDYVPGPWLVESKSLKLYMHSFRNHGAFHEDCTVAIGKRLADLLEPRYLRIGGYWYPRGGIPIDVFWQTGELPKNLWLPDQGVAPYRAR; encoded by the coding sequence ATGACGGAAACCACCCTTCAGCTCGGGCACGCCAGCGCCCTCCCCGATTCTCCGGAAACCGCGCAGCTCGACCGGGTGCCGAACCCGCATCCGGACACGGATTACCTCGCGCGCTTCACCGTGCCGGAATTCACCTCGCTCTGCCCGGTCACCGGACAGCCGGATTTCGCGATTCTGGTGATCGACTACGTGCCGGGTCCCTGGCTCGTCGAATCCAAGTCCCTGAAGCTCTACATGCACAGCTTCCGCAACCACGGCGCCTTCCACGAGGATTGCACGGTCGCCATCGGCAAGCGCCTCGCGGACCTGCTGGAGCCGCGCTACCTGCGCATCGGCGGCTATTGGTATCCGCGCGGCGGCATCCCCATCGACGTATTCTGGCAGACGGGCGAATTGCCGAAGAATCTGTGGCTGCCCGACCAGGGCGTCGCGCCCTACCGGGCGCGCTGA